The Phycisphaerales bacterium AB-hyl4 genome contains a region encoding:
- a CDS encoding ABC transporter ATP-binding protein, which produces MRSLARSSRLRYRDYKRHLKDAQPDDRPRDVPLGKARSKDRARGFTSLFVHLVHLARGHWAMLALVLMLLTFSTLFGLAPIAGFKPIFDTVLGDKPLPAWVPDWVPAQENRRGLLVLVAGGMVGFAALAMLISIWSRWQATRISHRVRVNVRRRVFQHAVRLPLHRVQAIKSGGVSSMLREDAGAVGDLIFSMIYNPWRAIVQLVASLVVLALIDWRLLLGAMVILPVVWLTHRTWINRIRPMFRDVRATRRMIDGRATEAFGGMRVVRTFTRERSETGAFTASNHFMTRQELRAWWWMRSVDMVWQILIPLASALVLLYGGIRILNDAELLAAGQLEQGQELTAGDLVVFLGFLGALLSPIQTLAQSAAGFQNALAGLDRVLDLFEEPTEMADNPDARVLNLDQVQGRLTAEHVTFHYPETDEPAVRDVSFDVLPGQTVAFVGPSGAGKSTMCNLIARFYDPDEGSIKLDGVDLREINIDSYRSLLGIVEQDIFLFDGSIAENIGYANREASLDQIIAAATAANAHEFIDKLPEGYDSFIGERGVKLSGGQRQRLAIARALLADPKLLILDEATSNLDTESERLIQASLQELMATRTSFVIAHRLSTITHADQILVIEGGRVIEAGRHEDLMRQSGRYRQMIHLQLSASDVAAMHEQPAP; this is translated from the coding sequence ATGCGTTCTCTCGCCCGATCCAGCCGACTTCGATACCGCGACTACAAACGCCATCTCAAAGATGCTCAGCCCGACGACCGCCCCCGCGACGTGCCGCTCGGCAAAGCCCGATCCAAAGACCGCGCACGCGGCTTCACCAGTCTCTTCGTCCACCTCGTCCATCTCGCCCGAGGCCACTGGGCCATGCTCGCCCTCGTCCTCATGCTGCTGACCTTTTCCACGCTGTTCGGCCTCGCGCCCATCGCCGGCTTCAAGCCCATCTTCGACACCGTGCTCGGCGACAAGCCGCTGCCCGCCTGGGTGCCCGACTGGGTGCCCGCACAGGAAAACCGCCGCGGGCTGCTCGTCCTCGTCGCCGGCGGTATGGTCGGCTTCGCCGCGCTCGCCATGCTCATCAGCATCTGGAGCCGATGGCAAGCCACGCGCATCTCCCATCGCGTTCGCGTCAACGTCCGCCGCCGGGTCTTCCAGCACGCCGTCCGCCTTCCGCTGCATCGCGTGCAGGCCATCAAGTCAGGCGGCGTCTCCAGCATGCTCCGCGAAGACGCCGGCGCCGTCGGCGACCTGATCTTCTCCATGATCTACAACCCCTGGCGGGCCATCGTCCAGCTCGTCGCATCGCTGGTCGTGCTCGCCCTGATCGACTGGCGGCTGCTGCTCGGCGCGATGGTCATCCTCCCCGTCGTCTGGTTGACCCATCGCACGTGGATCAACCGCATCCGCCCCATGTTCCGCGACGTCCGCGCCACACGACGCATGATCGACGGCCGAGCCACCGAAGCCTTCGGCGGCATGCGCGTCGTCCGAACCTTCACCCGCGAACGCTCGGAAACCGGCGCATTCACCGCCTCCAACCACTTCATGACACGACAGGAACTCCGCGCCTGGTGGTGGATGCGCAGCGTCGACATGGTCTGGCAGATCCTCATCCCACTCGCCTCCGCGCTCGTCCTCCTCTACGGCGGCATCCGCATCCTCAACGACGCCGAGCTGCTCGCCGCCGGCCAACTCGAGCAAGGCCAGGAACTGACCGCCGGCGACCTCGTCGTCTTCCTCGGATTCCTCGGCGCGCTGCTCTCGCCGATCCAGACACTCGCCCAGAGCGCCGCCGGCTTTCAAAACGCCCTCGCCGGCCTCGACCGCGTGCTCGACCTGTTCGAAGAGCCCACCGAGATGGCAGACAACCCCGACGCACGCGTGCTCAACCTCGATCAGGTGCAAGGCAGACTCACCGCCGAACACGTCACGTTTCACTATCCCGAAACCGACGAGCCCGCCGTCCGCGATGTCAGCTTCGACGTCCTGCCAGGCCAGACCGTCGCCTTCGTCGGCCCGTCCGGCGCGGGCAAGAGCACGATGTGCAACCTCATTGCCCGCTTCTACGATCCCGACGAAGGCAGCATCAAACTCGACGGCGTCGACCTCCGCGAAATCAACATCGACAGCTACCGCAGCCTGCTCGGCATCGTCGAACAGGACATCTTCCTCTTCGACGGCAGCATCGCGGAGAACATCGGCTACGCCAACCGCGAAGCCTCACTCGACCAGATCATCGCCGCCGCCACCGCCGCCAACGCCCACGAGTTCATCGACAAACTCCCCGAAGGCTACGACAGCTTCATCGGCGAACGCGGCGTCAAGCTCTCCGGCGGCCAGCGCCAACGCCTCGCCATCGCCCGCGCACTCCTCGCAGACCCCAAGCTGCTCATCCTCGACGAAGCCACCAGCAACCTCGACACCGAAAGCGAACGCCTCATCCAGGCCAGCCTCCAGGAACTCATGGCCACCCGCACCAGCTTCGTCATCGCCCACCGCCTGAGCACGATCACCCACGCCGACCAGATCCTCGTCATCGAAGGCGGCCGCGTCATCGAAGCCGGCCGACACGAAGACCTCATGCGCCAGTCCGGCCGATACCGCCAGATGATCCACCTCCAACTCAGCGCCTCCGACGTCGCCGCCATGCACGAACAACCCGCCCCCTGA
- a CDS encoding HEAT repeat domain-containing protein, with protein sequence MMMRNALWLTVVLLMPTWTVAASPGRAQLLEDVRPRAVEQVFASSTSDDPFLRANALEAVVSLPDRALPMVQLALDDEHPAVRFAALVTMGRLQQEEAGETVLAMMLDDESASVRAAARFAAHMTGAEVSLGPLANMLASPSPSLRSNVAILLGEMGDRSAVPMLAELARTPMPRVDEVRQALTRLQVAETMARLGDEASMDALRAGAYSNLDEVRVLSVQALGKLEDRQMSSALRHMLELEGQRRPPIEVRLAAAEALARMGDTHERLLSTMLEGASMDEPPIQAQAAMAMAYLADRKAVEKLAGLLDHSHEQVRLAAAAAILRAGEVRVVRER encoded by the coding sequence ATGATGATGCGAAACGCTTTGTGGCTGACGGTGGTGCTGTTGATGCCGACGTGGACGGTGGCGGCGTCGCCTGGCCGAGCGCAGTTGCTTGAGGATGTTCGGCCGAGGGCGGTGGAGCAGGTGTTCGCGTCGTCGACGTCGGACGATCCGTTCCTGCGTGCCAATGCGCTGGAGGCGGTGGTGTCGCTGCCGGACCGGGCGCTGCCGATGGTGCAGCTAGCGCTGGATGACGAACACCCGGCGGTGCGGTTCGCGGCGCTGGTGACGATGGGTCGGCTGCAACAGGAAGAGGCGGGCGAAACGGTGCTGGCGATGATGCTCGACGACGAGTCGGCGTCGGTGCGGGCGGCGGCGCGGTTCGCGGCGCACATGACCGGTGCGGAGGTGAGCCTGGGGCCGCTGGCGAACATGCTCGCGTCGCCGAGCCCGAGCCTGCGGAGCAACGTGGCGATCTTGCTCGGCGAGATGGGCGACCGGTCAGCGGTGCCGATGCTGGCGGAGCTGGCGCGGACGCCGATGCCGCGGGTGGATGAGGTGCGTCAGGCGCTGACGCGATTGCAGGTGGCGGAGACGATGGCGAGGCTCGGCGATGAGGCGTCGATGGACGCGCTGCGGGCCGGGGCGTACTCGAATCTGGATGAGGTGCGTGTGCTGTCGGTGCAGGCGCTGGGCAAGCTGGAGGACCGGCAGATGTCGTCGGCGTTGAGGCATATGCTGGAACTGGAAGGCCAGCGACGGCCGCCGATCGAGGTTCGACTGGCGGCGGCGGAGGCACTGGCGAGGATGGGCGATACGCACGAACGGCTGCTGTCGACGATGCTGGAAGGTGCGAGCATGGACGAGCCGCCGATCCAGGCGCAAGCGGCGATGGCGATGGCTTACCTGGCCGATCGCAAGGCGGTTGAGAAGCTGGCGGGTTTGCTGGATCACAGCCACGAACAGGTTCGCCTGGCGGCGGCGGCGGCGATTTTGCGGGCAGGTGAGGTGCGGGTGGTGAGGGAGCGGTGA
- a CDS encoding MBL fold metallo-hydrolase produces MPHTDCHPLFAALSGAGSLDAATAPRTSPTPQRRAAVRRPQREAFRVCVLGSGSGGNCTVVRFADATLLIDLGFGPRTTARRLAQLGLSLDDIDAVCLTHLDQDHFRRSWPRHLIDRRIPVHLHHWHRHDLHLLPLGRDLEQAGLARAFDADPFQPIDRQPAITVRTARCQHDRQGTIAFRVDAPHASLGYATDLGHMPPSVVDHLAGVDLLAIESNYDEQMTIHSSRPTFVNRRNMSDSGHLSNEQAYDAVQRIAAASPHGNPRHVILLHRSSQCNHPMKVRRVFERSPALARRVVLTEQRRRTRWVPVRPLRCVQRTQWPLGFK; encoded by the coding sequence ATGCCTCACACCGACTGCCATCCTCTGTTCGCCGCCCTCAGCGGTGCAGGCTCGCTCGACGCCGCAACCGCGCCGCGAACGTCGCCGACGCCGCAACGCCGCGCCGCCGTCCGCCGACCGCAGCGCGAGGCCTTCCGCGTCTGCGTCCTCGGCTCAGGCTCGGGCGGCAACTGCACCGTCGTCCGCTTCGCCGACGCCACCTTGCTCATCGACCTCGGCTTCGGCCCGCGCACCACCGCTCGCCGCCTCGCCCAGCTCGGCCTCTCGCTCGACGACATCGACGCCGTCTGCCTCACCCACCTCGACCAGGATCACTTCCGCCGATCGTGGCCCCGCCACCTCATCGACCGCCGCATCCCCGTCCACCTCCACCACTGGCACCGCCACGACCTGCACCTGCTCCCGCTCGGCCGCGACCTCGAACAGGCGGGCCTCGCCCGCGCCTTCGACGCCGACCCGTTCCAGCCGATCGACCGCCAACCCGCTATCACCGTCCGCACCGCCCGCTGTCAGCACGACCGCCAGGGCACGATCGCCTTCCGCGTCGACGCCCCACACGCCTCGCTCGGCTACGCCACAGACCTCGGCCACATGCCCCCCAGCGTCGTCGACCACCTCGCCGGCGTCGACCTGCTCGCCATCGAATCCAACTACGACGAGCAGATGACCATCCACAGCTCGCGACCCACGTTCGTCAACCGCCGCAACATGTCCGACTCCGGCCACCTCTCCAACGAACAGGCGTACGACGCCGTGCAGCGCATCGCCGCCGCAAGTCCGCATGGCAACCCTCGCCATGTGATCCTGCTGCACCGCTCAAGCCAGTGCAATCATCCAATGAAAGTGCGTCGTGTCTTCGAAAGGTCGCCCGCCCTCGCCCGCAGGGTCGTGCTCACCGAGCAGCGCCGCCGCACGCGCTGGGTCCCCGTACGACCACTGCGATGCGTCCAACGCACCCAATGGCCCCTGGGCTTTAAATGA
- a CDS encoding DUF4159 domain-containing protein, giving the protein MSCRYRTTAGLVNLPSDLRSRLRLRAWAMLVVAMCVIGGVTDAVIAEPTVEGEVRVALLSYGDGQSAECFATGFLDLVAREAELPVQRTFDEVALASDELFDYPFVVFAGEGAFTLSDAERANLGSYIEQGGFVLASAACSNADWSASFQRVMVELFGDAPMQPIASEHAIYRTLYEIDRVEMRRAMPATVAPMLGRSINGTLRVAFSPVGLNDTDNAGGGCCCCGGNEIRNARLINANLLIYALTH; this is encoded by the coding sequence ATGAGTTGTCGATATCGAACGACGGCCGGGCTTGTGAACCTGCCCTCTGACTTGCGCTCTCGCCTGCGCCTGCGGGCGTGGGCGATGCTGGTGGTGGCGATGTGTGTCATCGGCGGTGTGACGGATGCCGTCATTGCCGAGCCGACGGTTGAAGGCGAGGTACGGGTCGCGCTGTTGAGCTACGGCGACGGGCAGTCGGCTGAGTGTTTCGCGACCGGTTTTCTCGACCTGGTGGCCCGCGAAGCCGAGCTGCCGGTGCAGCGGACGTTCGACGAAGTGGCGCTGGCGAGCGATGAGCTGTTCGACTATCCGTTCGTCGTGTTCGCGGGCGAGGGGGCGTTTACGCTCAGCGACGCCGAGCGGGCGAACCTGGGCTCGTACATTGAGCAAGGCGGGTTCGTGCTCGCGTCGGCTGCGTGCTCGAACGCGGATTGGTCCGCGAGCTTTCAGCGGGTGATGGTCGAATTGTTCGGCGATGCGCCGATGCAACCGATCGCGAGCGAACATGCGATTTACCGCACGCTCTACGAAATCGACCGCGTGGAGATGCGCCGCGCGATGCCCGCGACGGTCGCGCCGATGCTCGGCAGGTCGATCAACGGCACGCTGCGGGTGGCCTTCTCGCCCGTGGGGTTGAACGACACCGACAACGCCGGCGGCGGCTGCTGTTGCTGCGGGGGCAATGAGATTCGCAACGCCCGGCTGATCAACGCCAACCTGCTGATTTACGCGTTAACGCATTGA
- a CDS encoding 3-deoxy-7-phosphoheptulonate synthase, which translates to MPQAGEQAINAPATGHEPTQNVNVAGTTPLTGPRELERQFPADAVHHRTVIDARRAIQAILRGEDPRLLVVVGPCSIHDVSAAMEYARKLAELRERFADRLFIVMRVYFEKPRTTIGWKGLINDPHLDDSFDLAQGLKLARKLLLDVNALSLPTGTEMLDPITPQYIDDLVSWASIGARTTESQTHRQMASGLSMPVGYKNATNGSLQVALDAMASARSPHHFLGIDEDGRSCIVATRGNAFGHLILRGGTGKPNYHPDNVADAATRLREAGLEPRLMIDCSHANSNKKHEQQEVVWQSILEQRAASRTEASRKSGSPIIGAMLESNLHEGKQSIPADKSKLKHGISITDACIGWAKTEALLQQAYDRLG; encoded by the coding sequence GTGCCGCAGGCAGGCGAACAAGCCATCAACGCCCCCGCGACCGGCCACGAGCCGACGCAGAACGTCAACGTCGCCGGCACCACGCCGCTGACCGGCCCGCGCGAGCTCGAGCGCCAGTTTCCCGCCGACGCGGTGCATCACCGCACGGTCATCGACGCCCGCCGTGCGATCCAGGCCATCCTCCGCGGCGAAGATCCGCGCCTGCTCGTCGTCGTCGGCCCCTGCTCGATCCACGATGTCTCCGCCGCGATGGAATACGCCCGCAAGCTCGCCGAGCTGCGCGAACGCTTCGCCGATCGGCTGTTCATCGTCATGCGCGTCTACTTCGAAAAGCCCCGCACCACCATCGGCTGGAAGGGCCTGATCAACGACCCGCACCTCGACGACAGCTTCGACCTCGCGCAAGGCCTCAAGCTCGCACGCAAGCTCCTGCTCGACGTCAACGCCCTCAGCCTGCCCACCGGCACGGAAATGCTCGACCCGATCACCCCCCAGTACATCGACGACCTCGTCAGCTGGGCCAGCATCGGCGCCCGCACCACCGAAAGCCAGACCCATCGCCAGATGGCCTCGGGCCTGTCCATGCCCGTCGGCTACAAAAACGCCACCAACGGCTCGCTCCAGGTCGCCCTTGACGCGATGGCCAGCGCACGCAGCCCGCACCACTTCCTCGGCATCGATGAAGACGGCCGATCGTGCATCGTCGCCACCCGCGGCAACGCCTTCGGCCACCTCATCCTCCGAGGCGGCACGGGCAAGCCCAACTACCACCCCGACAACGTCGCCGACGCCGCCACCCGCCTCCGCGAAGCCGGCCTCGAACCCCGCCTCATGATCGACTGCTCACACGCCAACTCCAACAAAAAGCATGAGCAGCAGGAAGTCGTCTGGCAGTCCATCCTCGAACAACGCGCTGCAAGCCGGACTGAAGCTTCGCGGAAGTCCGGATCGCCCATCATCGGCGCCATGCTCGAAAGCAACCTCCACGAAGGCAAGCAGTCCATCCCCGCGGACAAGAGCAAGCTCAAGCACGGCATCTCCATCACCGACGCCTGCATCGGCTGGGCGAAAACCGAAGCCCTGCTCCAGCAAGCCTACGACCGCCTGGGGTAA
- a CDS encoding DUF1028 domain-containing protein: protein MTFSICAHCPRTGQVGVGAMTAMLGVGKLVSHAQSRVGAAASQAFMNPYLAIDGLALLEKDMTAEQALEQLIAMDPGRAGRQFGIVDTKGNAAAWTGDMPQDWKGHRTGKSWTVQGNRLAGPEVLDAMVETFEQSENDELVERLLKALEAGESAGGDTKGHLSSAILVMDTEAYPLWEMRIDHDDDPAGAIRKLYDDFRENLLWQIKKMPTRANPTGAFDFEDDIECT, encoded by the coding sequence ATGACATTTTCCATTTGTGCACATTGCCCGCGGACGGGGCAGGTCGGCGTCGGTGCGATGACCGCCATGCTCGGCGTGGGCAAGCTCGTCAGCCACGCGCAGTCGCGCGTGGGCGCTGCGGCGTCGCAGGCGTTTATGAACCCGTACCTCGCGATCGACGGACTGGCGTTGCTTGAGAAGGACATGACTGCCGAGCAGGCGCTCGAGCAACTGATCGCCATGGATCCGGGCCGAGCGGGCAGGCAGTTCGGCATCGTCGACACGAAGGGCAACGCCGCCGCCTGGACCGGCGACATGCCCCAGGACTGGAAGGGCCACCGCACCGGCAAGAGTTGGACCGTGCAGGGCAACCGGCTGGCCGGGCCGGAGGTGCTCGACGCGATGGTGGAAACGTTCGAGCAGAGCGAAAATGATGAGCTTGTCGAACGGCTGCTGAAGGCGTTGGAAGCGGGCGAGTCGGCGGGCGGCGACACGAAGGGGCACCTCTCCTCCGCGATACTCGTGATGGACACGGAGGCGTACCCATTGTGGGAGATGCGCATCGACCACGACGACGACCCGGCCGGGGCGATCCGCAAGCTGTACGACGATTTTCGAGAAAACCTGCTCTGGCAGATCAAGAAGATGCCCACCCGAGCGAACCCGACGGGGGCGTTCGACTTCGAGGATGACATCGAGTGCACGTGA
- the tuf gene encoding elongation factor Tu — MAKGVFERKKPHVNVGTIGHVDHGKTTLTAAITATQAAKGLATFKAYDEVAKASEKDGRRDPTKILTIATSHVEYESDARHYAHVDCPGHADYVKNMITGAAQMDGAILVVSAADGPMPQTREHVLLARQVNVPKLVVFLNKVDLVDDTELLDLVELEVQELLTKYDFEEDTPIIKGAAFPALNNPDDAEKTACIQELLTALDTWIPEPEREIDKPFLMSIEDIFSIKGRGTVATGRIERGVVKVGDEVELVGLNEAPRKTVITGVEMFNKTLDSGQAGDNVGALLRGVEKDDIERGQVLAKPKSITPHTKFEGEVYVLTKEEGGRHTPFFSGYRPQFYFRTTDVTGACKLLGGAEMCMPGDNVTVEVDLGQKPIAMEEGLRFAVREGGRTVGAGVVTKILE; from the coding sequence ATGGCGAAAGGTGTATTCGAACGTAAAAAGCCCCACGTGAACGTTGGCACGATCGGTCACGTGGACCATGGCAAAACCACCCTGACCGCGGCGATCACCGCAACGCAGGCGGCTAAGGGTCTGGCGACCTTTAAGGCCTACGACGAAGTGGCCAAGGCGTCGGAAAAGGATGGCCGTCGCGACCCGACGAAGATCCTCACCATCGCCACCAGCCACGTTGAGTATGAGTCGGATGCCCGGCATTATGCTCACGTCGACTGCCCGGGTCACGCGGACTATGTGAAGAACATGATCACCGGTGCCGCCCAGATGGACGGCGCGATTCTGGTGGTCTCCGCAGCCGACGGCCCGATGCCCCAGACGCGTGAGCACGTTCTGCTCGCCCGCCAGGTCAACGTGCCCAAGCTGGTGGTCTTCCTGAACAAGGTTGACCTCGTCGACGACACCGAGCTGCTCGACCTCGTCGAACTGGAAGTCCAGGAGCTGCTGACCAAGTACGACTTCGAGGAAGACACGCCCATCATCAAGGGTGCTGCGTTCCCCGCGCTGAACAACCCGGACGACGCGGAAAAGACCGCGTGCATCCAGGAACTGCTCACGGCGTTGGACACGTGGATTCCCGAGCCCGAGCGCGAGATCGACAAGCCGTTCCTGATGTCGATCGAAGACATCTTCTCGATCAAGGGCCGCGGCACCGTCGCGACCGGCCGTATCGAGCGTGGTGTGGTCAAGGTCGGCGACGAAGTCGAGCTCGTGGGTCTGAACGAAGCCCCGCGCAAGACGGTCATCACCGGCGTCGAGATGTTCAACAAGACGCTCGACTCCGGCCAGGCCGGCGACAACGTGGGCGCCCTGCTGCGTGGTGTGGAAAAGGACGACATCGAGCGTGGCCAGGTTCTGGCCAAGCCCAAGTCGATCACGCCTCACACCAAGTTCGAGGGTGAAGTCTACGTGCTGACCAAGGAAGAAGGCGGCCGACACACGCCGTTCTTCTCCGGCTACCGCCCGCAGTTCTACTTCCGCACCACCGACGTCACGGGCGCCTGCAAGCTGCTCGGCGGCGCCGAGATGTGCATGCCCGGCGACAACGTCACGGTGGAAGTGGACCTCGGCCAGAAGCCGATCGCCATGGAAGAAGGCCTCCGCTTCGCCGTCCGCGAAGGCGGCCGAACGGTTGGCGCTGGCGTCGTGACGAAGATCCTCGAGTAA
- the rpmG gene encoding 50S ribosomal protein L33: MAKRKTEAREYVWLQCSETGDLNYRTSVNVRGGLPEELKSGLKKYSPSLRKHTVHKIKRK; the protein is encoded by the coding sequence ATGGCCAAGCGAAAGACCGAAGCCCGCGAGTACGTCTGGCTTCAGTGCTCTGAAACCGGTGACCTGAACTACCGCACATCGGTGAACGTGCGCGGTGGCCTGCCGGAGGAACTCAAGAGCGGACTGAAGAAGTACAGCCCCAGCTTGCGTAAGCATACGGTGCATAAGATTAAGCGTAAGTGA
- the secE gene encoding preprotein translocase subunit SecE: MALAIYKPGQGYWTRVMSAIGAATLVLTGVGWLWAQFQMWFSGSENLIYYQGGMAVGMIVFFGALLYWLLNKPRIADFMIATEAEMKKVNWPTRREVIGSTWIVICGAMLMAGWLWVFNLVFGWFFLQIDILEG, from the coding sequence ATGGCATTGGCGATCTACAAACCGGGACAGGGCTACTGGACACGCGTGATGAGCGCGATCGGCGCTGCGACGCTCGTGCTCACGGGCGTCGGCTGGTTGTGGGCGCAGTTTCAGATGTGGTTCTCCGGTTCGGAGAACTTGATTTACTACCAGGGCGGCATGGCCGTGGGCATGATCGTCTTTTTCGGCGCGTTGCTCTACTGGCTGCTGAACAAGCCGCGTATCGCCGACTTCATGATCGCCACGGAAGCGGAGATGAAGAAGGTCAACTGGCCGACCCGCCGCGAGGTGATCGGCTCGACGTGGATCGTCATCTGCGGGGCGATGCTGATGGCCGGCTGGCTGTGGGTGTTCAACCTGGTCTTCGGCTGGTTCTTCCTCCAGATCGACATCCTCGAAGGCTGA
- the nusG gene encoding transcription termination/antitermination protein NusG translates to MADEQQSEQNQPEPQQPQVETQDQIPEEEPMVTPGMNWFVLRVASNKEDSVRQTLLRKIKIEGYEHLVNRILVPTEKEKTIKGGKQRIIEKKLYPGYVFVEMKLENDGRIPQDVFFLIKETTGVGDFIGTAGRPSPMSVPEIEKMLQASKPAEEQPQVKMEFAKGDHIKIREGPFENMEGTIDEVLPDQGKVRVIVTIFGRATPIELEYWLVERAGEE, encoded by the coding sequence ATGGCCGACGAACAGCAATCCGAACAAAACCAGCCTGAGCCGCAACAGCCTCAGGTCGAGACGCAGGACCAGATCCCCGAAGAGGAGCCGATGGTCACGCCCGGCATGAACTGGTTCGTGCTCCGCGTGGCGTCCAACAAGGAAGACTCGGTCCGCCAGACCCTGCTGCGCAAGATCAAGATCGAAGGCTACGAGCACCTGGTCAACCGCATCCTCGTCCCGACGGAAAAAGAAAAGACGATCAAGGGCGGCAAGCAGCGGATCATCGAGAAGAAGCTATACCCCGGCTACGTCTTCGTTGAGATGAAGCTGGAGAACGACGGCCGCATCCCGCAGGACGTGTTTTTCCTGATCAAGGAAACCACGGGCGTGGGCGATTTCATCGGCACCGCCGGGCGACCTTCGCCGATGTCCGTGCCCGAGATCGAGAAGATGCTCCAGGCCTCCAAGCCCGCCGAGGAGCAGCCACAGGTCAAGATGGAGTTCGCCAAGGGCGACCACATCAAGATCCGCGAAGGCCCGTTCGAGAACATGGAAGGCACGATCGACGAGGTTCTGCCCGATCAGGGCAAGGTCCGCGTTATCGTCACCATCTTCGGCCGAGCGACGCCGATCGAGCTGGAATACTGGCTCGTCGAACGCGCGGGCGAAGAGTAA